The genomic stretch TTTTAACAAATTGGAAGCTTCTTCTGCCATAATCCCACCTTTCATCACTGTTTTTGGATGTAATTTTGTGTTTAATTTTATACAGCCACGATCTTCATCACGTGCGCCGTATACAATGTTTGAAATTTGACTCCAATACAATGCGCCTGCACACATTTGGCAAGGTTCTAACGTGACATATAGCGTACAGTTTTTCAAATATTTTCCACCTAAAAAGTTAGCTGCAGCAGTAATTGCTTGCATTTCCGCATGCGCTGTCACATCGTTTAACGTTTCAGTTAAGTTGTGTCCGCGCGCAATGACTCTATTGTCAATTACAATCACAGCACCGACAGGAACTTCGCCTTTTTCAAGCGCCATTTCGGCTTCTTGCAATGCTTTTTTCATGAAGTAATTGTCGTCGTAGCTATCTTCTAGGTTCATTGTGGAGTTTTGTGTAAAATTACGGTTTATCTTTAAAATTACCTTTATGTAATCGCGACAATGGAATTTCTGTTTTATCAATGAGTGTAATATGATTTCCGTTGATTTGCTTGATATAGTTTGAATTGATAATATACGAACGGTGCGATTGTATAAAGTTTGGCGGCAATTCTTCTTTGATTTGGCTTATTTTACCACGTACAAAATGTGACTTCCCATTATTTAAAAATAGTTTTATAAAATGATCTTCCGATTTGATATACATTAAATCCGAAATATAGACTTTGGTTTTATCTTTTAAAATGATATAGTTTTTAATTACAATTCCTTTGAGTTCTTCTATTTTTTCAAGTGTTTCTGATTGTGCAGTTTCAAGTGTTTTTGATTTTGATTTGTATTTTTTGAAATAGTAAAATAATGCAATGGCAATTAGGGCAATGATTGCTAAGATTGGGAGAACTACGTTAATTGTAGTTGTTAAGTTCATGATTTCTTTATCTTTTTTTTTAAATTTTTGTTGGGTTTTTTTTGCTTCATTGGTAATATCAAATTCAATAACTTTTTCTATATGCATATAATATTCTATAGAATCTTCATACTTCATAGTTAGTTTCATATAAAAGTTAGAACTATCTATTTTTTTTTGATCCTCATATCCTTGACGCAAACAATTA from Kordia antarctica encodes the following:
- a CDS encoding nucleoside deaminase, which gives rise to MNLEDSYDDNYFMKKALQEAEMALEKGEVPVGAVIVIDNRVIARGHNLTETLNDVTAHAEMQAITAAANFLGGKYLKNCTLYVTLEPCQMCAGALYWSQISNIVYGARDEDRGCIKLNTKLHPKTVMKGGIMAEEASNLLKQFFIQKRNLN